A DNA window from Gillisia sp. Hel1_33_143 contains the following coding sequences:
- a CDS encoding TolB family protein, which yields MNKISRALLVSILMIFLISCNSNIRNLNMEESPENIELFGEDFISTKLYERDIAISQDGAEIIFTIGDYKQHKRFLAVTTKTNGKWISPEILKISGKYQDIEPFLAPDGDRLYFASNRPIFGKLNRDDYNIWYSDRQNGEWTEPVALDTIINTKGDEFYPSVSANNNLYFTATRADGVGREDIFKAIKQQGIYLKPEPLDSTINTKNFEFNAYISPKEDLLIFSSFGRDDEFGGGDLYFSIKDDNNNWTESKNMGAMINSQALDFCPFIDWERNNFYFTSEKRAADGLDVMTIEHLKEEGNSIYNGFGNIYRINLSKLELN from the coding sequence ATGAATAAAATCTCTAGAGCATTATTAGTGTCCATTCTTATGATATTTCTAATTAGCTGCAATTCCAATATTAGAAACCTAAATATGGAAGAGTCTCCAGAAAATATTGAATTATTTGGAGAAGATTTTATTTCAACAAAATTATACGAACGGGATATTGCAATTTCACAAGATGGAGCAGAAATTATTTTTACCATAGGTGATTACAAGCAACACAAGCGTTTTCTAGCGGTAACCACGAAGACCAACGGAAAATGGATTTCTCCAGAAATTCTAAAAATATCAGGAAAATATCAGGATATAGAACCCTTCTTAGCTCCTGATGGAGATAGGTTATATTTTGCATCTAATAGACCAATTTTCGGAAAGTTAAACAGAGATGATTATAATATTTGGTATAGTGATAGGCAAAATGGAGAATGGACAGAACCCGTTGCCTTAGATACTATTATAAACACTAAAGGAGATGAGTTCTACCCTTCTGTAAGTGCTAATAACAATCTCTATTTTACAGCTACTAGAGCAGATGGGGTAGGCAGGGAAGATATCTTTAAAGCAATAAAGCAACAAGGTATCTATCTAAAACCAGAGCCTTTAGATTCTACTATCAACACGAAGAACTTCGAATTTAACGCGTATATAAGTCCTAAGGAAGATCTTCTCATATTTAGTTCTTTTGGAAGAGATGATGAATTTGGTGGTGGAGATCTTTATTTTAGTATAAAAGATGATAATAATAACTGGACTGAGTCCAAAAATATGGGTGCGATGATCAATTCACAGGCACTAGATTTCTGCCCTTTTATAGATTGGGAAAGGAACAACTTTTACTTTACCAGTGAAAAAAGAGCTGCCGATGGACTTGATGTAATGACTATCGAACACTTGAAAGAAGAAGGAAATAGCATCTATAATGGCTTCGGAAATATCTATAGGATCAATCTTTCTAAATTAGAATTAAACTAA
- a CDS encoding S41 family peptidase: MGKKLTLLIILITSISMNAQKYNTSKDSIHAFYDTLFLNLKEGFIKKDSVNWEEIENETFSNLALYTNFKNSLNEVEPLFSKIDATHCSIYFENTVYSVQKKVSSESYSNQWKMKYDTNPGFEVKIIQEKFGYILVPSLFFTDLHSKNVNKIAQNLYNQVVEIKTGNDLEGWIIDLRFNTGGNSWPMLLALYDFLGNNNITGTLDGNKNLIGIKSLSKGKYLVDSKKQYQITPTGKLLDKIKVAIITSAVTASSGEIVAMAFKGRPKTVFIGENSLGFTSENYSSILPFNTIMALTKTYNSDRNGIYYESIVPDINVIKQDNFNNYLLDGNILEAIKFITN; encoded by the coding sequence ATGGGAAAAAAATTAACTCTATTGATCATCTTGATCACTTCAATCTCTATGAATGCACAGAAATACAACACTTCTAAAGACAGTATACATGCATTTTATGATACGTTATTCTTAAACTTAAAAGAGGGCTTCATAAAAAAAGATTCAGTGAATTGGGAAGAAATTGAAAATGAAACTTTTTCAAATTTAGCTTTGTATACCAATTTTAAAAATTCTCTTAATGAAGTTGAACCATTATTTTCAAAAATAGATGCGACGCACTGTTCAATCTACTTTGAGAACACTGTTTACAGTGTACAAAAAAAGGTGTCTTCGGAAAGTTATAGTAATCAGTGGAAAATGAAATATGATACTAATCCAGGTTTTGAAGTAAAAATAATTCAAGAGAAATTTGGATACATATTAGTACCATCACTTTTCTTTACGGACTTACATTCAAAAAATGTAAATAAGATAGCGCAGAATTTATATAATCAAGTTGTTGAAATTAAAACTGGAAATGATTTGGAGGGTTGGATCATTGATTTGCGTTTTAATACAGGTGGAAACTCCTGGCCAATGCTTCTAGCGTTATATGATTTTCTGGGTAATAACAATATTACTGGCACCTTGGATGGTAATAAAAATCTAATAGGAATAAAGAGTCTGTCAAAAGGGAAATATTTAGTAGATTCTAAAAAGCAATATCAAATTACACCAACAGGTAAATTGTTGGACAAAATTAAAGTGGCCATTATTACTAGTGCTGTGACGGCAAGTTCAGGAGAAATTGTAGCGATGGCTTTTAAGGGAAGACCTAAAACAGTTTTTATTGGTGAAAATTCATTAGGATTTACATCAGAAAATTATTCTTCAATATTACCTTTTAATACTATAATGGCTTTAACTAAAACGTATAATAGTGATAGAAATGGCATTTATTATGAGAGCATTGTACCTGATATTAATGTAATAAAACAGGATAATTTTAATAATTATCTTTTGGATGGAAATATTTTAGAAGCAATAAAATTCATAACCAATTAA
- a CDS encoding TlpA family protein disulfide reductase, whose product MKYLIYILTFLTMGSTYAQSNIKVNEKAPKINITHWIENVPTNKSLDNKFTVLEFWATWCGPCIAAVPHMNKIQSEFNNKDLVYISITDESVEKVKRSLKRIDFKSIVVTDLTKETQINFGDGKKGLDTYPLTVLIDNKGIIKWIGEPKKLNSKIMSKFLANAKTENKDNELKKTEIQIEQNNTLSFKELLSNNEIANYFDIQEAKSTEKLKKTLGTKIISLKAYSLEEIYSDILNIKPDHIKVPTDFQDKRFDLLYKNIEEGSNLELLENNILNKLDLEKNSVFKSTKINMVSIQDESLLEETLEQRFSAKSDADDKIIFTAFTIDNTLDELSNLSSASFKANEDNDTKYDFIIGIKTKRDIINSLKTYGLSVEEKDVNREYITLISRE is encoded by the coding sequence ATGAAATATTTAATATACATTCTGACTTTTCTAACTATGGGAAGTACTTATGCCCAGTCCAATATAAAAGTCAATGAAAAAGCTCCTAAAATAAATATTACCCATTGGATTGAGAATGTGCCTACCAACAAAAGCTTAGACAATAAATTTACAGTGCTGGAATTCTGGGCAACTTGGTGCGGACCTTGTATTGCAGCTGTACCTCACATGAACAAAATACAAAGTGAATTTAATAACAAAGATCTTGTCTATATTTCAATTACCGATGAATCTGTTGAAAAAGTTAAAAGGAGTTTAAAACGTATAGATTTTAAATCGATCGTAGTAACAGATCTAACAAAGGAAACACAAATAAATTTTGGCGACGGTAAAAAAGGTTTAGATACATACCCCTTAACAGTTTTAATTGATAATAAAGGAATTATAAAATGGATAGGCGAACCAAAAAAATTAAATTCTAAGATCATGTCCAAATTTCTAGCCAATGCTAAAACAGAAAATAAGGATAATGAACTCAAAAAAACAGAAATTCAAATTGAGCAAAATAATACGTTAAGCTTTAAAGAACTTTTAAGCAATAATGAAATTGCTAATTATTTTGACATACAAGAAGCGAAGAGTACTGAGAAGTTAAAAAAAACATTGGGAACAAAAATTATTAGCTTGAAAGCTTATAGCTTAGAAGAGATTTATAGTGATATTCTAAATATCAAACCAGATCATATAAAAGTTCCTACTGATTTTCAAGACAAGCGTTTTGACCTACTCTACAAGAATATTGAAGAAGGGAGTAATCTAGAGCTGCTCGAAAATAATATTTTAAACAAATTGGATCTTGAAAAGAACTCAGTCTTCAAATCAACAAAAATTAATATGGTTTCAATACAAGATGAATCACTTTTAGAGGAAACTTTAGAGCAAAGATTTTCAGCTAAATCTGATGCAGACGACAAAATAATTTTTACTGCATTTACCATAGATAATACACTCGATGAGCTATCAAATCTATCTTCAGCTTCGTTTAAAGCCAATGAAGATAATGATACGAAATATGATTTTATTATAGGAATTAAAACTAAACGGGATATCATTAATAGTCTAAAAACTTACGGATTATCTGTGGAAGAAAAAGATGTGAACCGTGAATATATTACCCTTATAAGTCGAGAATAA
- a CDS encoding sensor histidine kinase — protein sequence MEIVKKQRYLHIAIILIVIFMDFFSDYVYGGMDGFLRNFQAPLNFTRIIMYTATFAVYFLNFYLVCPYTLKKKYYLRFFLGVIILIVVFGQIRYFLEEVVLFHFTGNHNYYEESRKFFFYTVDNSFFAFKGILYSTLLYVFYEYITNQNRIFQLELDYKKAELNFLKSQLEPHFLFNTLNTFYTELIDTQPNTAKDIHRLCELLRYVTYEAEQEMMPLEKEIKFIEDYIYLHRKRFEDTMFLEYNLEGTIDNQVVPSLMFIHFVENIFKHGVINDRQNPAKISIIITGKEVIVTTENLISKSEKYNHNGIGKENLKRRLFAIYKDNFDFQSEEIDGKFTTLLKLPLIKKL from the coding sequence ATGGAAATAGTCAAAAAACAACGTTACCTTCATATAGCCATCATATTGATCGTGATCTTTATGGATTTTTTCTCCGATTACGTTTATGGCGGAATGGATGGATTTTTAAGAAATTTTCAAGCACCCTTGAATTTCACACGAATTATAATGTATACCGCAACATTTGCGGTGTACTTTTTAAACTTCTATTTGGTTTGCCCATATACTTTAAAAAAGAAATATTATTTAAGATTTTTTCTGGGTGTTATAATTTTAATAGTCGTTTTTGGTCAGATTCGGTATTTTCTTGAAGAGGTAGTTTTGTTCCATTTTACTGGTAATCATAACTATTATGAAGAATCTAGAAAATTCTTTTTTTATACAGTAGACAATTCCTTTTTTGCTTTTAAAGGAATTTTATACAGTACGTTACTATATGTATTTTATGAATATATCACTAATCAAAATCGCATTTTTCAGTTAGAGCTAGATTATAAAAAAGCAGAGTTGAATTTTTTAAAATCTCAATTAGAACCACATTTTCTATTTAATACGCTAAACACTTTTTACACAGAATTAATTGATACGCAGCCAAACACTGCAAAGGATATTCATAGGCTTTGTGAACTTTTAAGATATGTAACTTATGAGGCAGAACAGGAAATGATGCCTTTGGAAAAGGAAATAAAATTTATAGAAGATTACATTTACCTACACAGAAAAAGGTTTGAGGATACCATGTTTTTAGAATATAATTTAGAAGGTACTATTGATAATCAAGTTGTTCCATCTTTAATGTTTATTCATTTTGTAGAAAATATTTTTAAACATGGCGTTATAAACGACAGGCAGAATCCAGCAAAGATTTCTATAATAATAACAGGTAAAGAAGTGATCGTAACAACCGAGAACCTAATTTCAAAATCTGAAAAATATAACCACAATGGTATTGGAAAAGAAAATTTAAAACGCCGTTTATTTGCTATTTACAAGGATAATTTCGATTTTCAATCTGAAGAAATAGATGGGAAATTTACCACGCTCTTAAAACTGCCACTTATTAAAAAACTATGA
- a CDS encoding outer membrane beta-barrel family protein: protein MKTTFFFLLLLNSFFFFGQGVQISGIITAENTNEKLAYATVSIFKAEDNSFKQSTNTDEFGHYNISVESSEFYIQINLLGYKILKSNILQKSNGDQTQNFILQEDAFDLEEVVVMQTKKLLTLKGDKMIFDVDKAGFGNGNDALETLTKLPGVRLDKDDNVVFRGSNNVQIMIDGKPALLSGEELNQYLKTMDGSNIKSVEIIANPSAKYDASGSAGIFNIVLKKSAATGLTGNVRTSVGYAEFIKNYNSINLYNNTDKWNFKYGLSYGYTESVNHRQIDQTIVNPGYTLLLEQNNDWLPISNSYSGNFGVGHDLSKNANIGASVSYNIYNSNEVTNGRTNEYDNRIYERYTILKTDDAILNKTIIGTLFYNFATDSLDTKVDAQLNFANYNNTSDRQTSNFYFNADTNEMYKNDDQIKYNNPTDYNILSAKIDVEHKLNSAINLETGAKYSYVNNDYDIDLKERNLSGDYIQNTNRSNRLIYKESIFSGYGIANFNTGKFDFQAGLRAEYIDYNATSLTSNTSNKDQYLSLFPSFSVNANMENNQYKISYSRRIQRPRYLYLNPYYEYIDTYNVSIGNPDLTPQFTNAFELVWINKQKTSLSLFANFSTDEMYQIISYNPENKITTLYYDNIGSSKSIGLSFNTNWNVNKYWDIQLNSELYYGQAKSDLEGYKFNDSGISYYAGLNQTFDFGKNWNGTWNSFYSDSGKYGNTTFKPSYDMSFSLRKDLLENKIRLNLSAQNVLKKSQWIQNTQQDNVSTNWINRWETRKITLSATYNFGNAKKKEVKDADLNDEQNRL, encoded by the coding sequence ATGAAAACAACATTCTTCTTTTTATTACTACTAAATAGCTTTTTCTTCTTTGGTCAAGGCGTACAAATCAGCGGAATCATCACTGCTGAAAATACCAACGAGAAACTGGCATATGCAACAGTTTCTATATTTAAAGCTGAAGACAATAGTTTTAAGCAAAGCACAAACACAGATGAATTTGGTCACTATAACATATCTGTTGAATCATCTGAATTTTATATTCAAATTAATTTATTGGGTTATAAAATACTGAAATCAAATATTTTACAGAAGAGCAATGGAGATCAAACTCAAAATTTTATTTTACAAGAAGATGCATTTGACTTAGAGGAAGTTGTTGTAATGCAAACAAAAAAATTACTGACTCTAAAGGGTGATAAGATGATATTTGATGTAGACAAAGCAGGCTTTGGAAATGGTAATGATGCTTTGGAAACACTAACAAAATTACCTGGTGTTCGCTTAGATAAAGATGACAATGTAGTGTTTAGAGGAAGTAATAACGTGCAAATTATGATTGATGGGAAGCCAGCACTTCTAAGCGGCGAGGAGTTAAATCAATATTTAAAAACAATGGACGGCAGCAATATAAAATCAGTAGAAATTATAGCAAATCCTTCGGCTAAATATGATGCCTCTGGTAGCGCAGGAATTTTCAATATTGTTCTTAAAAAATCTGCCGCGACTGGTTTAACTGGTAATGTTAGAACATCTGTTGGTTATGCTGAATTCATTAAAAATTATAACAGCATTAATTTATATAATAATACAGACAAATGGAATTTTAAATATGGATTAAGTTATGGTTATACAGAAAGTGTTAACCATAGACAGATTGATCAAACAATCGTTAATCCTGGATATACGCTATTATTAGAACAAAATAACGATTGGTTGCCAATTTCAAACAGCTATTCCGGGAATTTTGGAGTAGGACATGATTTGAGTAAAAACGCAAATATTGGCGCTTCCGTTAGTTATAATATTTACAATAGTAATGAAGTAACCAATGGTAGAACAAATGAGTACGACAATAGAATTTATGAGCGTTACACCATTTTAAAAACGGACGATGCTATTTTAAATAAAACAATAATTGGAACCCTATTTTACAATTTTGCAACTGATAGTCTGGATACCAAGGTAGACGCACAACTAAATTTCGCCAATTATAACAATACAAGTGATCGCCAAACTTCTAATTTTTATTTCAACGCAGATACCAACGAAATGTATAAAAATGATGATCAAATAAAGTACAACAATCCAACAGATTACAATATTTTAAGTGCTAAAATTGATGTAGAGCATAAGCTAAATTCTGCTATAAACTTAGAAACTGGTGCAAAATACAGCTATGTAAATAATGATTATGATATTGATTTAAAAGAGCGCAACTTATCTGGAGATTACATTCAAAATACTAATAGAAGCAACAGATTAATTTATAAAGAATCGATATTCTCTGGTTATGGAATAGCAAATTTTAATACAGGAAAATTCGATTTCCAAGCTGGTTTACGTGCTGAATATATTGATTATAATGCAACTTCACTAACATCTAATACTTCAAATAAAGATCAATACCTTTCATTATTCCCATCTTTTAGTGTGAATGCTAATATGGAAAATAACCAATACAAAATCTCTTACAGCCGCAGAATTCAAAGACCGCGTTATTTGTATTTAAATCCTTATTACGAATATATTGATACTTATAATGTTTCTATCGGAAATCCTGACTTAACACCTCAATTTACCAATGCATTTGAGTTGGTTTGGATCAACAAACAAAAAACATCTCTCTCACTTTTTGCTAATTTTTCTACAGATGAAATGTATCAGATTATTAGTTATAATCCAGAAAATAAAATTACCACCTTGTATTATGACAATATTGGAAGTTCTAAAAGCATCGGACTATCATTTAATACCAATTGGAATGTAAATAAATACTGGGACATTCAATTAAACAGTGAGCTATATTACGGCCAAGCAAAATCAGATTTAGAAGGTTACAAATTTAATGACAGCGGCATCTCTTATTATGCTGGCTTAAATCAAACTTTTGACTTTGGAAAAAACTGGAACGGCACCTGGAATAGTTTTTACAGTGATAGCGGAAAGTATGGTAATACTACCTTTAAGCCATCTTATGATATGTCTTTCAGTTTACGTAAAGACCTTCTGGAAAATAAAATAAGATTAAATTTAAGTGCGCAAAATGTATTGAAGAAAAGCCAATGGATACAAAATACACAGCAAGACAATGTATCTACCAACTGGATTAACCGCTGGGAAACGAGAAAAATTACGCTATCTGCAACTTATAATTTTGGTAATGCTAAAAAGAAAGAAGTAAAAGATGCAGATCTGAATGATGAGCAAAACAGATTATAA
- a CDS encoding MBL fold metallo-hydrolase — MDFQLIRNATIKLKYAGNTILVDPMFSSKGSFESFAGISKNPIVDLTVSLDSVLEGVDFVIITHKHIDHFDSLAKDKLQKDIKLFCQPSDKEFIANEKFVNTEVIESNTVFDTISITRTAGKHGSGEILSQMGEVSGFVLEAEGEPTIYIVGDSIWIAEIENVISSFKPEIIITNSGGAILPGHENNPILMNEEQTILLAQYAKNAKVIAVHLESLDHCPVTRNSLRQKADANGIDQNRLIIPNDGQIISI; from the coding sequence ATGGATTTTCAACTTATTCGAAACGCAACAATTAAATTAAAATACGCTGGTAATACTATTTTAGTAGACCCGATGTTTTCTTCAAAAGGTAGCTTTGAATCTTTTGCAGGCATCTCGAAAAATCCAATTGTGGATCTAACGGTTTCTTTAGATAGTGTTTTAGAAGGTGTAGATTTTGTAATCATTACCCATAAGCATATCGATCATTTTGATAGTTTAGCAAAGGATAAACTTCAAAAAGATATAAAGTTATTTTGTCAACCCTCAGATAAAGAATTTATAGCCAATGAAAAATTTGTAAACACCGAAGTAATAGAATCAAATACGGTTTTTGATACTATTTCTATTACTAGAACCGCTGGAAAACATGGAAGTGGTGAAATATTATCACAAATGGGGGAAGTTTCCGGATTTGTATTAGAAGCAGAAGGTGAACCCACAATTTACATCGTTGGAGATAGTATTTGGATAGCGGAAATAGAAAATGTTATCTCTAGTTTTAAACCAGAAATCATTATCACAAATTCAGGAGGAGCAATTTTGCCAGGACATGAGAACAACCCTATATTAATGAATGAAGAACAAACTATTTTACTTGCTCAGTATGCAAAAAATGCAAAAGTTATAGCCGTTCACTTAGAGAGTTTAGACCATTGCCCCGTTACTAGAAATTCTTTGAGACAAAAAGCAGATGCCAATGGTATTGATCAAAACCGATTGATTATACCAAATGATGGACAAATCATATCGATTTGA
- a CDS encoding LytR/AlgR family response regulator transcription factor, with the protein MKILKCLIVDDEPPAIRLLEKYVAKIPFLELEATKTSSIQALSIIEQSKIDLVFLDIQMPELTGLQLSKIIKGKTKIIFTTAYAQFALDSYDVNAVDYLLKPFEFERFYEAVNKVKNLNISQDPVTETPNTSSEYLFVKTDGKNNFEKIYVKDILYIEGLKNYVAIHLVESQIITNNTLKNIENLLPKSEFIKTHKSFIVSLRHIKKTDSLSVYIQDKDIPIGDTYKKELFEIIQNRKL; encoded by the coding sequence ATGAAAATATTAAAATGTCTAATTGTAGATGATGAACCGCCCGCAATTCGATTACTTGAAAAATATGTAGCCAAGATTCCATTTCTCGAATTAGAAGCCACCAAAACCAGTTCTATACAAGCACTATCTATAATTGAACAATCAAAAATTGATTTAGTTTTTCTGGATATTCAAATGCCCGAATTAACTGGATTACAATTGTCCAAAATTATAAAAGGAAAAACAAAAATTATTTTTACTACTGCATATGCACAATTTGCGCTGGATAGTTACGATGTAAATGCGGTAGATTATTTGCTTAAACCATTTGAATTTGAACGCTTTTATGAGGCAGTTAATAAAGTTAAAAACTTAAACATATCCCAGGATCCGGTAACCGAAACACCAAATACTTCTTCGGAGTATCTTTTCGTTAAAACTGATGGCAAAAATAATTTTGAAAAAATATATGTGAAAGACATATTATATATTGAAGGGCTAAAAAATTATGTTGCTATTCATTTAGTTGAAAGTCAAATAATAACAAATAATACACTAAAAAATATTGAGAATCTACTTCCAAAATCTGAATTTATAAAGACCCATAAATCATTTATAGTCTCCCTTCGGCATATTAAGAAAACTGACTCTTTAAGCGTTTACATACAAGATAAAGATATACCCATTGGCGACACTTATAAAAAGGAATTGTTCGAAATAATTCAAAATAGAAAATTGTAA